The Passer domesticus isolate bPasDom1 chromosome 15, bPasDom1.hap1, whole genome shotgun sequence nucleotide sequence cccgccccctccgcgCCGCCACCAATCAGCGCCGCGCTCCTCCCCGGCGGTGAATACGCTCGGGAAGCATCTGGACCAATCAGCGACGCGCACggccccctccccacctcccatTGGCCAGCGCAGGGGCGGGGCTGGCGGCGCGGCCCGCACGTGGCGCACGGGTGACCTTGGCCGCGGCGGGGCCCGCCAGTGTCACCCCTGGGCTGTCACCCCTGGGCTGACACCCCTCCTCTGCTGCCACTCCTGTGCTGTcacccctgtgctgtccccccTGTGCTGACACCCCTGGGCTGTCCCCCCTGGGCTGCCACCCCTGTGCTGACACCCCTGTGCTGACACCCCTGTGCTGATACCCCTGGGCTGTCACCCCTGGGCTGCCACccctgggctgtcccctctgtgctgtcccctctgtgctgTCACCCCTGGGCTGCCACccctgggctgtcccctctgtgctgtcccctctgtgctgTCACCCCTGGGCTGTCACCCCTGTGCTGTCACCCCTGTGCCGtcacccacagctccagccctgcctgccctgcacccCCAGATGCTTCTCCGCCAGCCCCGCGGTGTTCCCAGTGTCCCATGTCCCCCATGGGACACCCCAACACCCCGCAGCGGGCAGGGAGCATTTCCGGgcacccccagaaccccccGGCCAAGACGGTGTCTGCAGGACAGCAGGTGtgccaggccctggcacaggctgggcacGTTGTGCTGTtgtggggagcagagctggccctgtCCCCCCTCATGGCAGGGCACCCCGGtgcccagagggattttggggtgctcaGGAGGGAGAGCTGCCAAGGGGATGAATGgtgcaggcaggagaggggctgtgTTTTCCTCATTCATCAAATCTGAGTTAGTGGGTGGGCTTggccagccagccccaggaaaCCTGCACCCCCTGGGGCTTCAGGGGTTAAATCAACACACCACAAATTGAGGAAGAAGATTAGGGAATAAGCGATCCTACTAAATTCCTCGTGATCCCAAGCCACGGGAAAATGGGGTGAGGCAGTGTGAGTCaccctggagaggagcagcacaAGGGGATCAGGCAGGAGGGGAGACCACCCGCTGTGGGCAGAGCAGCCAAGGATCAGCGCCGTGAGCCTGCCAGGACCTGCCAAGGCAAGTGCCAGGACCAACAGGAGAGAGATGAGGAGAAGGGTGGGCAAAGGGCCTATGGTTACACTTGGATATAGCTCAGGTGTTGGTCTGCACCTCCCTGGAAGGGGCTTGGTCTGTTAATATCACTGTTACCATTCTAATAGCTTTTGCTGTCATGATTTGTTGCTGCTCATCCAAAGAGGATTGGTCACACTGGGGGATCTGGGTTTCCATGGTTTTGCTGCTGGTCCATGCTGGATTGCTGCTGTGGGCTGGTGATGAAGGTGTTGTTCTGACACACTGACATCAACAGCAAAATTTGGGTTTCTCTGGTCGAGGTGGTTTCTGTGAGGTGCAGCTGCACATGCTATAGAGAAGGACTTCATATTAATTATAAATTCATTTATCTAATCTGGCTTTTCATACGCATATTGTGTACAGTTGCTCGCAAAGATTTTCACCTCTCTCGAGCTGCAGATAACAGCTCTGTTGTGATTTCAGGTCTTGGCTTGCTAGTGATGGACAGCACctcttcttccccttcccccttctctgccagctgccccaCGGAGCAGCCTGACAATGCCACTGACCATGACTACTACTCTGGCCTGCAGAAGACCATGCACATCCTCTCCATGGTGGTGTACAGCATCGCCTGTCTGCTGGGCGTGTCAGGGAACGGCCTCGTCATTTGGATTGCAGGCTTCAAGATGAAGAAGACGGTGAATTCCATCTGGTTCCTCAACCTGGCCATAGCTGACTTCATCTTTACCTTTTTCCTGCCCCTCAGCATCGCCTACACCGCCCTGGGCTTCCACTGGCCGTTTGGGAAGCTCCTGTGCAAGCTGAACAGCACCATAGCCTTCCTCAACATGTTTGCCAGCGTCTTCCTCCTGACGGTGATCAGCATCGACCGCTGCGTTTCCGTGGCCTTCCCCGTCTGGTCTCACAACCGCAGGAGCCCGGAGCTGGCGGCCAGGATCGCGCTGGGGACGTGGCTCCTGGCTGTCCTGCTCAGCTCCCCGTACCTCGTCTTTCGGGACACCGTGGTCAGCTCCAGGAACGTCACCAGCTGTTACAATAATTTCGCGCTGTCTGACGATTACACGTCGGAGGCGACGCGCAGGCTCTGGAGGATGCGGCACAAAGCGATGATCGTCACGCGGTTCTTGTGTGGGTTCCTCATCCCCTTCATGGTGATTCTCATCTGCTACAGCGTCGTGGCTGTCAAGCTGAaaagaaggcagctggccaactCTGCAAAGCCCTACAGAATCATCATCGCTGTCACAGCCTCGTTTTTCCTCTGTTATTTC carries:
- the LOC135281271 gene encoding chemerin-like receptor 1 yields the protein MDSTSSSPSPFSASCPTEQPDNATDHDYYSGLQKTMHILSMVVYSIACLLGVSGNGLVIWIAGFKMKKTVNSIWFLNLAIADFIFTFFLPLSIAYTALGFHWPFGKLLCKLNSTIAFLNMFASVFLLTVISIDRCVSVAFPVWSHNRRSPELAARIALGTWLLAVLLSSPYLVFRDTVVSSRNVTSCYNNFALSDDYTSEATRRLWRMRHKAMIVTRFLCGFLIPFMVILICYSVVAVKLKRRQLANSAKPYRIIIAVTASFFLCYFPYHVFSLLEISNNSSSHEMKLALYIGIPLVSSLAFFNSCINPILYVFVGPDFKEKFRQSILSTFEGAFSEESVLGSLTSRRKSRSASEVEVLRV